A genome region from Setaria italica strain Yugu1 chromosome III, Setaria_italica_v2.0, whole genome shotgun sequence includes the following:
- the LOC101755381 gene encoding beta-arabinofuranosyltransferase RAY1, which translates to MLLPSHHRRAPPRRGGRQPRGGEGSGVADLSSRLAGFLFLLALVAAALCLSSSSSRACSGRRHEEGGSRETLPGGSGATPRVTIFAAPRPPPEGSPARQELAVRSWLALPGNVSVVLLGVHASWLVTAGRLGRRVTVDAAIDSAFMGTPFFHSIVARAQAAPDSDICVLVDAEIILLPEIFDALAHFSKVDRDWFLVAMSRNITEFHYQLADNGSHWVRADGKNVSFKKLQEIPADKWASESSDRGLIMAWNSPSSPLHAGVLPSFLYGRGAHNWWLTHEVLSSEMRLVFDASSLVLGLYPESFSSMHDVSSSKNDRLPAGSWEYNVNRHLAAIYGSYCYRLPRRHSTVLHKVVKQSEEYTFSKADELTLSDFIISKEEKAHGGGSLWRNENSCLSGHLHSSDLPYSLSMLLELAADKNRSVVLGVAGVSYRDMLMTWACRLRYLRVTNFIVCALDHETYEFSVLQGLPVFRDPLSPKNVSFDDCHFGTKCFQQVTKVKSRIVLEILKLGYNVLLSDVDVYWFDNPMPFLYSLGPATFGAQSDEYNDTGPINLPRRLNSGFYFARSDNATVTVMQMIVKHATNSGLSEQPSFYDVMCGENGTNRISDDKCLEANTNLTVVFLNRDLFPNGAYKGLWEKHDVQSTCKELGCFILHNNWINGRKKKLQRQMSSGLWDYDPSSRLCLQDWSDRGSFRQMGHFYPFEDSDR; encoded by the exons ATGCTGCTCCCTTCGCACCACCGCCGCGCTCCCCCGCGTCGCGGAGGGCGCCAGCCCCGTGGCGGCGAGGGCAGCGGCGTCGCCGACCTCTCCTCGCGTCTCGCGGGGTTCCTATTCCTCCTCGCCCTCGTCGCGGCCGCGCTCTGcctctcctcctcgtcctcccgcGCGTGCTCCGGTCGCCGCCACGAGGAAGGCGGTAGCCGCGAGACCCTgcccggcggcagcggagcgACGCCGAGGGTGACCATCTTCgctgcgccgcggccgccgccggagggcTCGCCCGCGCGGCAGGAGCTGGCGGTGCGCTCCTGGCTGGCGCTCCCGGGGAACGTCAGCGTCGTGCTCCTAGGCGTTCACGCCTCCTGGCTCGTGACCGCCGGGCGGCTCGGCCGCCGGGTTACCGTCGATGCGGCCATCGATTCCGC GTTCATGGGGACGCCATTCTTCCACTCGATTGTCGCGAGAGCACAAGCTGCCCCTGACTCCGACATTTGCGTTCTTGTCGATGCTGAGAtcatccttcttcctgaaaTTTTCGACGCATTGGCACATTTCAGCAAGGTTGATCGTGATTGGTTCCTTGTTGCAATGTCACGTAACATCACCGAGTTCCATTACCAGCTCGCTGACAATGGAAGCCACTGGGTACGAGCAGATGGTAAAAATGTGAGCTTCAAGAAG TTGCAGGAGATTCCAGCTGACAAGTGGGCATCAGAAAGCTCTGACAGGGGGCTGATTATGGCGTGGAACAGTCCGAGCAGTCCTTTACATGCTGGAGTTCTGCCTTCGTTTCTGTATGGAAGAGGAGCACACAATTGGTGGCTGACTCATGAGGTTCTATCATCTGAAATGAGACTCGTCTTTGATGCAAGCAGTCTGGTTCTTGGATTGTATCCTGAAAGTTTTAGCTCGATGCATGACGTGAGCTCGAGTAAGAATGACAGGTTACCTGCTGGATCCTGGGAGTATAATGTCAATCGCCACCTTGCCGCAATTTATGGCTCTTATTGCTACCGATTACCGAGAAGACACTCTACGGTGCTGCATAAAGTGGTAAAGCAATCTGAAGAGTATACGTTCAGCAAAGCTGACGAGCTGACCTTGTCAGATTTTATAATCAGCAAAGAAGAAAAAGCTCATGGAGGAGGCAGCCTATGGAGGAATGAAAACTCTTGCTTATCTGGACATCTGCACAGCTCTGATCTTCCATATTCTTTGAGCATGCTACTTGAGCTTGCTGCTGATAAGAACAGGTCTGTTGTCCTTGGTGTGGCTGGAGTAAGTTACAGGGACATGCTCATGACTTGGGCGTGCCGCTTGCGCTATCTTAGAGTTACCAATTTTATAGTCTGCGCCTTAGACCACGAGACATATGAATTCTCAGTTTTACAG GGTTTGCCAGTTTTCAGAGATCCATTATCACCAAAGAATGTCAGCTTTGATGACTGCCACTTTGGAACAAAGTGTTTTCAGCAAGTGACAAAAGTGAAGTCACGGATTGTTCTAGAGATATTAAAACTGGGTTACAATGTGCTGTTGAGTGATGTTGATGTTTATTGGTTTGACAATCCAATGCCATTCCTGTACTCTCTTGGTCCCGCTACATTTGGAGCACAATCTGATGAATACAATGACACGG GACCAATAAATTTGCCACGGAGATTGAATTCAGGATTCTACTTCGCTCGCTCAGACAACGCCACGGTCACTGTGATGCAGATGATAGTGAAACATGCAACTAATTCCGGCTTATCTGAGCAACCTAGTTTCTACGATGTCATGTGTGGGGAAAATGGAACAAACCGCATCAGTGACGACAAATGCCTGGAGGCCAACACAAACTTGACTGTTGTTTTTCTGAACCGGGACTTATTCCCCAATGGAGCTTACAAGGGTCTATGGGAGAAGCATGATGTACAATCAACTTGCAAGGAGCTTGGTTGTTTCATCTTGCACAACAACTGGATAaatgggaggaagaagaagctccaGCGGCAGATGTCGTCTGGGCTGTGGGACTATGATCCTAGCTCTAGGCTGTGCTTGCAGGATTGGAGTGATAGAGGTAGCTTCAGACAAATGGGCCATTTTTATCCGTTTGAGGACAGTGACAGATAA
- the LOC101756856 gene encoding cleavage stimulation factor subunit 2 isoform X2, with translation MAAKQAAAGEALAAQINAMSRSEMYDMMSKMKTLIDHDQETVRRMLVDNPDVTRALFRAQVVLGMVKTPKTAQPSDTVQPTAAPTAPSSVKATAPDHVSLPPPLLPANQQSVAQHSTPFPSGPSNVGSTMDLPTMSANPPQAAQAKGYPIHQMPSSIPQSSQHPMTLPHAPPQYSNLPSHMPIVHSQPQQPLQNPGMFNQQFQPPLPQMPRPQSMQSFSHQMHPQVPNSFGLTHGNAPQHILQQQMFHPGGNPQTLQPGGNPQTSFLAGQPPLPSQPPPQLYPASSHYNTQSTTPMQVDRSAPWGRGPEAPAAGSHFPGQLPGLPGQMAQGIGGIQAGQAPLTPEMEKMLVQQVLGMSAEQINMLPPEQRQQVLQLRDMLRQ, from the exons ATGGCGGccaagcaggcggcggcgggcgaagcCCTCGCGGCCCAAATCAACGCCATGTCCCGTTCCGAGATGTACGACATGATGTCAAAGATGAAG ACCTTGATCGACCACGACCAGGAGACGGTGCGCCGCATGCTCGTCGACAACCCGGACGTCACCCGTGCGCTCTTTCGG GCACAAGTAGTACTTGGAATGGTGAAAACGCCTAAAACT GCACAACCTTCAGACACAGTCCAACCCACAGCAGCGCCGACAGCACCTTCGTCAGTTAAAGCTACAGCGCCAGATCATGTCAGCTTGCCTCCACCACTATTACCTGCTAACCAGCAGAGTGTTGCTCAACATTCTACCCCATTTCCATCTGGTCCATCTAATGTGGGATCAACCATGGACCTTCCTACTATGTCAGCAAATCCACCACAAGCAGCACAAGCAAAAGGATATCCTATTCATCAGATGCCTTCATCGATTCCTCAGTCATCTCAGCATCCAATGACCCTACCTCATGCTCCTCCGCAGTATTCTAATCTTCCATCACATATGCCTATAGTTCATAGTCAGCCACAGCAACCTTTGCAAAATCCTGGAATGTTTAATCAACAGTTCCAACCTCCTTTGCCCCAGATGCCTAGGCCACAGTCCATGCAGTCCTTTTCACATCAGATGCATCCGCAAGTGCCAAATTCATTTGGTTTGACTCATGGAAATGCTCCTCAGCACATTTTACAACAACAGATGTTTCAT CCAGGCGGGAACCCTCAAACTTTGCAGCCAGGCGGGAACCCTCAAACTTCTTTCCTTGCTGGCCAACCACCATTGCCTAgccagccaccaccacagcTATACCCG GCTAGTTCACATTACAATACTCAAAGCACAACGCCCATGCAAGTTGATAGGTCAGCTCCGTGGGGACGGGGCCCAGAAGCGCCTGCTGCAGGCTCCCATTTCCCTGGACAGTTACCCGGGTTGCCCGGACAAATGGCCCAAGGAATTGGTGGTATCCAGGCAGGACAAGCACCT CTGACGCCCGAGATGGAGAAGATGCTCGTCCAGCAAGTCCTGGGCATGTCTGCTGAGCAGATCAACATGCTCCCTCCAGAACAACGGCAACAGGTGCTTCAGCTACGGGACATGCTACGGCAGTGA
- the LOC101757535 gene encoding mitochondrial import inner membrane translocase subunit TIM50 — protein MSRALLRHRHLLLTGARSGAAAHPFAAAASSSRAASSHTARSVHPSAAAAAAGAQAEPAAAAAAAAAAPESSAGAGEQPSPPPPPAARGRWGLLKFGAFAAVAGATGGVGYATYAYSLPEVEEMTREFRTKQAPTVPDDASAFEKYKAMVYSKAMKAPVAAIEMYLDVRSTIEDHVRGFTEPTSDKLLPDLLPEEQHVFTLVLDLNETLVYSDWQRERGWRTYKRPGVDAFLEHMARFYEVVVYSDQPPMYVEPVIERLNSRGTILHRLSRPATKYMDGKHYRDLSKLNRKPQQVIYLSAHALETCLQPENCVEIKPFKLESDDTRLLDLIPFLEYVAMARPSDIRTVLASYQGHDVAAEFIERSKEHQRRMHDQSKHGRLWRR, from the exons ATGTCGCGagccctcctccgccaccgccacctcctcctcacgGGGGCGcggagcggcgccgccgcccaccccttcgccgccgccgcctcctcctcccgggccgcctcctcccacacCGCCCGGTCCGTCcatccctccgccgccgcagcggccgcGGGCGCCCAAGCGGAgcctgcggcggcagcggcagccgcggcggctgcgcccGAGTCCTCCGCCGGAGCGGGCGAGcagccctcgccgccgcctccccccgcAGCGCGCGGGCGTTGGGGCCTGCTCAAGTTCGGCGCCTTCGCGGCGGTCGCTGGAGCCACCGGCGGCGTCGGATACGCCACCTACG CGTATTCGCTGCCGGAGGTCGAGGAGATGACGCGGGAGTTCAGGACGAAACAAGCGCCGACCGTCCCTGACGATGCTTCCGCGTTCGAG AAGTACAAGGCTATGGTGTACTCGAAAGCTATGAAAG CTCCCGTTGCAGCAATAGAGATGTACTTGGATGTTAGGAGCACAATTGAAGACCATGTCAGG GGCTTTACTGAACCCACATCAGACAAACTGCTACCAGATCTACTTCCTGAAGAGCAGCATGTCTTCACCCTAGTTCTTGATCTGAATGAAACACTTGTCTACTCTGATTGGCAG CGTGAGAGAGGATGGAGAACTTATAAGAGACCAGGAGTTGATGCATTTTTGGAACATATGGCAAGATTCTATGAAGTTGTTGTGTATTCTGATCAGCCACCTATG TATGTTGAACCTGTGATTGAGAGGCTGAACTCAAGGGGTACCATTTTACACAGGCTATCAAGACCTGCAACTAAGTACATGGATGGAAAGCATTATCGG GATTTATCGAAGTTGAACAGAAAACCTCAACAGGTTATTTATCTCAGCGCCCATGCTCTTGAAACTTGCTTGCAACCTGAAAATTGTGTTGAAATCAAACCTTTTAAACTTGAAAGTGATGACACCCGACTGCTTGATCTCATTCCGTTTCTCGAGT ATGTGGCCATGGCCAGACCTTCTGACATTAGGACAGTGCTTGCATCATATCAAGGTCATGATGTTGCTGCTGAGTTTATCGAGCGTTCAAAGGAACACCAGAG GCGAATGCACGATCAGAGCAAACATGGACGCTTATGGAGACGGTGA
- the LOC101756184 gene encoding probable magnesium transporter NIPA6 isoform X1 — MGGGGGGEGASGGPELSTDNVKGIVLALLSSGFIGASFIIKKKGLRRAAVASGVRAGVGGYSYLMEPLWWVGMITMIVGEVANFVAYAFAPAVLVTPLGALSIIVSAVLAHFILNERLHALGVLGCVMCIAGSVVIVIHAPQEQEITSVREIWNMATQPAFLLYVASVIVVVFVLVFYFSPLYGQSNVLIYTAICSLMGSLSVMSVKALGTSLKLTFEGTNQLIYPETWFFMLVVATCVLTQMNYLNKALDTFNTAIVSPIYYVMFTTLTILASVIMFKDWSGQSPGSIISGICGLIVVLSGTILLHVTKDYERIPQSRSVYAPLSPSLTTRLNGELLKHVDDEKTSDEEKALRRREMY, encoded by the exons atggggggaggaggaggaggggaaggggccTCCGGAGGGCCGGAGCTGTCGACGGACAACGTCAAGGGGATAGTCCTGGCGCTGCTCTCCAGCGGCTTCATCGGCGCCAGCTTCatcatcaagaagaagggcctccgccgggccgccgtcgcctccggtGTCCGCGCAG GTGTCGGCGGGTACTCGTACCTCATGGAGCCCCTGTGGTGGGTTGGCATGATCACTA TGATTGTGGGAGAGGTTGCGAATTTCGTGGCATATGCCTTTGCCCCCGCGGTCCTGGTTACTCCACTTGGAGCACTCAGCATAATTGTTAG TGCAGTGCTGGCTCATTTCATCCTCAATGAGAGGTTGCATGCCCTCGGGGTGCTCGGCTGCGTGATGTGCATAGCAGGGTCTGTGGTCATTGTTATCCATGCTCCACAGGAGCAGGAGATTACATCGGTTAGGGAAATATGGAACATGGCAACGCAACCTG CTTTCTTGCTATATGTCGCTTCAGTTATTGTGGTTGTCTTTGTCCTGGTGTTCTATTTCTCCCCTCTATATGGGCAGTCAAATGTGTTGATCTACACCGCCATTTGCTCTTTGATGGGTTCTCTTTCG GTCATGAGTGTTAAAGCTCTTGGTACATCGTTAAAGCTGACTTTTGAGGGGACAAACCAATTAATATATCCAGAGACTTGGTTCTTTATGCTTGTTGTGGCTACTTGTGTGCTGACACAGATGAATTATTTGAATAAG GCACTTGACACATTCAACACAGCAATTGTGTCTCCAATATATTACGTAATGTTCACAACTCTTACAATACTTGCAAGTGTCATAATGTTCAAG GATTGGTCCGGTCAAAGCCCTGGAAGCATCATTTCTGGAATTTGTGGTTTGATTGTGGTGTTGTCCGGTACCATCTTGTTGCATGTGACGAAGGATTATGAAAGGATCCCACAATCAAGAA GTGTTTATGCTCCATTGTCTCCCTCCTTGACAACTAGATTAAATGGAGAATTGTTGAAGCACGTCGATGATGAGAAGACTTCCGATGAAGAAAAAGCCTTGAGAAGACGAGAGATGTACTAG
- the LOC101754971 gene encoding rac-like GTP-binding protein 2 — protein MSVTKFIKCVTVGDGAVGKTCMLICYTSNKFPTDYIPTVFDNFSANVSVDGNIVNLGLWDTAGQEDYSRLRPLSYRGADVFVLAFSLISRASYENVLKKWMPELRRFAPNVPVVLVGTKLDLRDHRAYLADHPGASTITTAQGEELRKQIGAAAYIECSSKTQQNVKAVFDTAIKVVLQPPRRREAMPARRKSRRGSGCSIMNLMCGSTCAA, from the exons ATGAGCGTGACCAAGTTCATCAAGTGCGTCACGGTGGGCGACGGCGCGGTGGGCAAGACCTGCATGCTCATCTGCTACACCAGCAACAAGTTCCCCACG GATTACATTCCCACGGTGTTCGACAACTTTAGCGCCAACGTCTCCGTGGATGGCAACATCGTCAACCTGGGCCTCTGGGACACCGCTG GGCAAGAGGACTACAGCAGGCTGAGGCCACTGAGCTACAGGGGCGCAGACGTGTTCGTGCTGGCTTTCTCCCTGATCAGCAGGGCAAGCTATGAGAATGTTCTTAAGAAG TGGATGCCAGAGCTTCGCAGATTTGCGCCCAATGTTCCAGTTGTTCTTGTTGGGACCAAGTTAG ATCTCCGTGACCACAGGGCCTACCTTGCTGACCATCCTGGagcttcaacaatcacgacagCACAG GGTGAAGAACTGAGGAAGCAGATTGGTGCTGCAGCTTACATCGAGTGCAGTTCCAAAACGCAGCAG AATGTCAAGGCTGTCTTTGATACCGCCATCAAAGTGGTCCTTCAACCCCCACGGAGAAGGGAGGCAATGCCTGCCAGGAGGAAAAGTAGGCGCGGCTCCGGATGCTCTATAAT GAACCTGATGTGTGGAAGCACGTGTGCTGCTTAG
- the LOC101756856 gene encoding basic salivary proline-rich protein 2 isoform X1 → MAAKQAAAGEALAAQINAMSRSEMYDMMSKMKTLIDHDQETVRRMLVDNPDVTRALFRAQVVLGMVKTPKTAQPSDTVQPTAAPTAPSSVKATAPDHVSLPPPLLPANQQSVAQHSTPFPSGPSNVGSTMDLPTMSANPPQAAQAKGYPIHQMPSSIPQSSQHPMTLPHAPPQYSNLPSHMPIVHSQPQQPLQNPGMFNQQFQPPLPQMPRPQSMQSFSHQMHPQVPNSFGLTHGNAPQHILQQQMFHPGGNPQTLQPGGNPQTSFLAGQPPLPSQPPPQLYPQASSHYNTQSTTPMQVDRSAPWGRGPEAPAAGSHFPGQLPGLPGQMAQGIGGIQAGQAPLTPEMEKMLVQQVLGMSAEQINMLPPEQRQQVLQLRDMLRQ, encoded by the exons ATGGCGGccaagcaggcggcggcgggcgaagcCCTCGCGGCCCAAATCAACGCCATGTCCCGTTCCGAGATGTACGACATGATGTCAAAGATGAAG ACCTTGATCGACCACGACCAGGAGACGGTGCGCCGCATGCTCGTCGACAACCCGGACGTCACCCGTGCGCTCTTTCGG GCACAAGTAGTACTTGGAATGGTGAAAACGCCTAAAACT GCACAACCTTCAGACACAGTCCAACCCACAGCAGCGCCGACAGCACCTTCGTCAGTTAAAGCTACAGCGCCAGATCATGTCAGCTTGCCTCCACCACTATTACCTGCTAACCAGCAGAGTGTTGCTCAACATTCTACCCCATTTCCATCTGGTCCATCTAATGTGGGATCAACCATGGACCTTCCTACTATGTCAGCAAATCCACCACAAGCAGCACAAGCAAAAGGATATCCTATTCATCAGATGCCTTCATCGATTCCTCAGTCATCTCAGCATCCAATGACCCTACCTCATGCTCCTCCGCAGTATTCTAATCTTCCATCACATATGCCTATAGTTCATAGTCAGCCACAGCAACCTTTGCAAAATCCTGGAATGTTTAATCAACAGTTCCAACCTCCTTTGCCCCAGATGCCTAGGCCACAGTCCATGCAGTCCTTTTCACATCAGATGCATCCGCAAGTGCCAAATTCATTTGGTTTGACTCATGGAAATGCTCCTCAGCACATTTTACAACAACAGATGTTTCAT CCAGGCGGGAACCCTCAAACTTTGCAGCCAGGCGGGAACCCTCAAACTTCTTTCCTTGCTGGCCAACCACCATTGCCTAgccagccaccaccacagcTATACCCG CAGGCTAGTTCACATTACAATACTCAAAGCACAACGCCCATGCAAGTTGATAGGTCAGCTCCGTGGGGACGGGGCCCAGAAGCGCCTGCTGCAGGCTCCCATTTCCCTGGACAGTTACCCGGGTTGCCCGGACAAATGGCCCAAGGAATTGGTGGTATCCAGGCAGGACAAGCACCT CTGACGCCCGAGATGGAGAAGATGCTCGTCCAGCAAGTCCTGGGCATGTCTGCTGAGCAGATCAACATGCTCCCTCCAGAACAACGGCAACAGGTGCTTCAGCTACGGGACATGCTACGGCAGTGA
- the LOC101756184 gene encoding probable magnesium transporter NIPA3 isoform X2: MGGGGGGEGASGGPELSTDNVKGIVLALLSSGFIGASFIIKKKGLRRAAVASGVRAGVGGYSYLMEPLWWVGMITMIVGEVANFVAYAFAPAVLVTPLGALSIIVSAVLAHFILNERLHALGVLGCVMCIAGSVVIVIHAPQEQEITSVREIWNMATQPAFLLYVASVIVVVFVLVFYFSPLYGQSNVLIYTAICSLMGSLSVMSVKALGTSLKLTFEGTNQLIYPETWFFMLVVATCVLTQMNYLNKALDTFNTAIVSPIYYVMFTTLTILASVIMFKDWSGQSPGSIISGICGLIVVLSGTILLHVTKDYERIPQSRN, from the exons atggggggaggaggaggaggggaaggggccTCCGGAGGGCCGGAGCTGTCGACGGACAACGTCAAGGGGATAGTCCTGGCGCTGCTCTCCAGCGGCTTCATCGGCGCCAGCTTCatcatcaagaagaagggcctccgccgggccgccgtcgcctccggtGTCCGCGCAG GTGTCGGCGGGTACTCGTACCTCATGGAGCCCCTGTGGTGGGTTGGCATGATCACTA TGATTGTGGGAGAGGTTGCGAATTTCGTGGCATATGCCTTTGCCCCCGCGGTCCTGGTTACTCCACTTGGAGCACTCAGCATAATTGTTAG TGCAGTGCTGGCTCATTTCATCCTCAATGAGAGGTTGCATGCCCTCGGGGTGCTCGGCTGCGTGATGTGCATAGCAGGGTCTGTGGTCATTGTTATCCATGCTCCACAGGAGCAGGAGATTACATCGGTTAGGGAAATATGGAACATGGCAACGCAACCTG CTTTCTTGCTATATGTCGCTTCAGTTATTGTGGTTGTCTTTGTCCTGGTGTTCTATTTCTCCCCTCTATATGGGCAGTCAAATGTGTTGATCTACACCGCCATTTGCTCTTTGATGGGTTCTCTTTCG GTCATGAGTGTTAAAGCTCTTGGTACATCGTTAAAGCTGACTTTTGAGGGGACAAACCAATTAATATATCCAGAGACTTGGTTCTTTATGCTTGTTGTGGCTACTTGTGTGCTGACACAGATGAATTATTTGAATAAG GCACTTGACACATTCAACACAGCAATTGTGTCTCCAATATATTACGTAATGTTCACAACTCTTACAATACTTGCAAGTGTCATAATGTTCAAG GATTGGTCCGGTCAAAGCCCTGGAAGCATCATTTCTGGAATTTGTGGTTTGATTGTGGTGTTGTCCGGTACCATCTTGTTGCATGTGACGAAGGATTATGAAAGGATCCCACAATCAAGAA ATTAA